Proteins encoded by one window of Sinorhizobium arboris LMG 14919:
- the uraD gene encoding 2-oxo-4-hydroxy-4-carboxy-5-ureidoimidazoline decarboxylase, which yields MSGRDDFIRRFGGIFEHSPWVAERAYDRAASSGLTAGNVHSALCNAFRAASPAERLRVLRAHPDLAGKLAVAGELTAASKAEQASAGLDRLSPEEHARFTGLNAAYTKKFGFPFIIAVKGLAKEDILAAFERRIDNSAEEEFETACAEVERIARLRLRSMLPGDDNA from the coding sequence TTCATCCGGCGCTTCGGCGGCATCTTCGAGCACTCGCCCTGGGTGGCGGAACGCGCCTATGATCGGGCGGCTTCTTCCGGCTTGACCGCAGGCAATGTCCATTCGGCGCTCTGCAATGCTTTCCGCGCCGCTTCCCCGGCCGAACGGCTTCGGGTACTGCGGGCTCATCCCGACCTTGCAGGTAAGCTCGCCGTGGCGGGCGAGCTCACGGCCGCTTCAAAAGCCGAGCAGGCGTCTGCCGGTCTCGATCGGCTCTCCCCCGAAGAGCATGCACGCTTCACCGGGCTCAATGCGGCTTACACCAAGAAATTCGGCTTTCCCTTCATCATCGCGGTGAAGGGGCTGGCGAAGGAGGATATCCTCGCCGCTTTCGAGCGGCGCATTGACAATTCCGCGGAAGAGGAATTTGAAACGGCCTGTGCCGAGGTCGAGCGGATCGCCCGCCTGCGGCTTCGATCCATGCTTCCGGGAGACGACAATGCCTGA
- a CDS encoding ureidoglycolate lyase — MSQMLSIEPLTREAFAPFGNIIEADPRSMRFINGGNTERFHALARVDAAGEGAGVIINIFRGQPRAFPYSVTMMERHPLGSQSFSPLQDRPWLVVVAEDEGDRPGRPRVFLANGRQGVNYGRNVWHHPLMSVGAVSEFIVVDREGAGNNLVEFYYDEAFVIPDPSRG, encoded by the coding sequence ATGTCGCAGATGCTTTCGATCGAGCCTCTGACCAGGGAGGCTTTCGCCCCTTTCGGCAATATCATCGAAGCCGATCCCCGGTCGATGCGCTTCATCAACGGCGGCAATACCGAGCGTTTTCACGCGCTTGCGCGCGTCGATGCGGCGGGTGAGGGTGCCGGCGTCATCATCAACATCTTCCGCGGACAGCCGCGAGCCTTTCCCTATTCCGTGACGATGATGGAGCGCCATCCGCTCGGCAGCCAGAGTTTTTCTCCGCTCCAGGACCGTCCGTGGCTGGTGGTGGTCGCCGAGGATGAAGGCGACCGTCCCGGACGGCCAAGGGTTTTCCTCGCGAATGGCAGGCAGGGCGTCAATTACGGACGCAATGTCTGGCATCATCCGCTGATGTCGGTGGGCGCCGTCAGCGAGTTCATCGTCGTCGACCGCGAAGGCGCGGGCAACAATCTGGTAGAGTTCTATTACGACGAGGCCTTCGTCATTCCCGATCCATCCAGAGGGTGA
- the uraH gene encoding hydroxyisourate hydrolase codes for MSKSGRLTTHVLDTALGRPAQALEIDLYRLEGDARHLVCTVRTNSDGRVDGPLMEGAGFTTGTYELVFHAGDYLRSTGVTLPNPAFLELIPLRFGIADAGSHYHVPLLLSPYGYSTYRGS; via the coding sequence ATGAGCAAGTCAGGCCGCCTGACGACCCATGTTCTCGACACCGCGCTCGGCAGACCCGCTCAGGCGCTGGAAATCGATCTCTACCGGCTCGAAGGCGATGCGCGGCACCTGGTCTGTACGGTCCGCACCAATAGTGACGGCCGCGTCGACGGACCGCTCATGGAAGGGGCCGGGTTCACGACGGGGACCTACGAACTGGTATTCCATGCCGGCGACTATTTAAGGTCCACCGGCGTGACGCTTCCGAATCCCGCCTTCCTCGAGCTCATTCCCCTGCGCTTCGGCATTGCCGATGCCGGCAGCCACTACCATGTGCCGCTGCTGCTTTCGCCTTACGGGTATTCCACTTATCGGGGCAGTTAA
- a CDS encoding alpha-hydroxy acid oxidase produces MTQILEIRDLKALARRRVPKLFFDYADSGAWTEGTYRANEEDFAKVKLRQRVLVDMSDRSLETTMIGQKVSMPVALAPTGLTGMQHADGEMLAAQAAEAFGVPFTLSTMSICSIEDVASVTTKPFWFQLYVIREREFVLDLIDRAKAAKCSALVLTLDLQILGQRHKDLRNGLSAPPRLTPKHLWMMATRPGWCMKMLGTKRRTFRNIVGHAKSVADLSSLQAWTNEQFDPQLSWKDVEWIKERWGGPLILKGILDPEDAKMAAKTGADAIIVSNHGGRQLDGAHSSISMLPRIVDSVDDRIEVHLDGGIRSGQDVLKAIALGAKGTYIGRPFLYGLGALGRQGVTLALDIIRKEMDTTMALCGKRRITDVGRDIIAD; encoded by the coding sequence ATGACGCAGATCCTCGAAATCCGGGACCTCAAGGCCCTGGCCCGACGGCGCGTGCCGAAGCTTTTCTTCGATTATGCGGACAGCGGCGCCTGGACGGAGGGAACCTACCGGGCCAACGAGGAGGATTTCGCCAAGGTCAAGCTGCGCCAGCGGGTGCTGGTCGACATGTCCGACCGTTCGCTGGAGACGACGATGATCGGGCAGAAGGTCTCGATGCCGGTCGCTCTCGCCCCGACCGGCCTGACGGGAATGCAGCATGCCGACGGTGAAATGCTGGCGGCCCAGGCGGCGGAGGCGTTCGGCGTTCCGTTCACGCTCTCGACCATGAGCATCTGCTCCATCGAGGACGTCGCCTCGGTGACGACGAAGCCCTTCTGGTTCCAGCTCTATGTCATACGCGAGCGCGAATTCGTGCTCGATCTGATCGACCGGGCCAAGGCCGCGAAGTGTTCCGCGCTCGTCCTGACGCTCGATCTGCAGATCCTCGGTCAACGCCATAAGGACCTTCGCAACGGCCTGTCCGCGCCGCCGCGGCTGACGCCGAAACATCTATGGATGATGGCGACGCGCCCGGGCTGGTGCATGAAGATGCTCGGTACCAAACGCCGCACTTTCCGCAACATCGTCGGCCACGCCAAGAGCGTCGCCGACCTCTCCTCGCTTCAGGCCTGGACCAACGAGCAGTTCGATCCGCAGCTTTCCTGGAAGGACGTCGAATGGATCAAGGAGCGCTGGGGCGGTCCGCTGATCCTCAAGGGCATTCTCGATCCGGAAGATGCGAAAATGGCGGCGAAGACCGGCGCCGATGCGATCATCGTTTCGAACCATGGCGGCCGCCAACTGGACGGCGCGCATTCCTCGATCAGCATGCTGCCGCGCATCGTCGACTCCGTGGACGACCGAATCGAGGTGCACCTCGACGGCGGCATTCGCTCCGGTCAGGACGTCCTGAAGGCGATCGCGCTCGGTGCGAAAGGCACCTATATCGGCCGCCCCTTCCTCTACGGCCTCGGTGCACTCGGCAGGCAAGGCGTGACGCTCGCGCTCGACATCATCCGCAAGGAGATGGACACGACCATGGCGCTCTGCGGCAAACGCCGCATCACGGATGTCGGCCGCGACATCATTGCGGATTAG
- the guaD gene encoding guanine deaminase: MTSTLIRGRILSFHREPHGIDDSAAYAYESDGALLVGNGVIEASGSYAAVKAAAPEDVFEIDHRPHLIMPGFIDTHLHFPQMQVMASYAANLLEWLNTYTFPEECRFVETAHAQRIARHFFDEMIRHGTTTATAYCSVHKASADAFFAESLKRGMCMVGGKVMMDRNAPQGLLDTPQMSYDETRAVIADWHGKGRNHVAITPRFAITSTPEQMEVARSLVREFPDLHVQTHLSENRDEIAYTSELYPEAADYTDVYARYGLLGPKSLFGHCIHLSEREADAMSETGSVAVFCPTSNLFLGSGLFPLRALQRRQRPVRVSVASDIGGGTSYSMLKTLDEAYKILQLQGERLNPFDSFYMMTRGNAEALSLADRIGTLEPGTDADFTVLDMAATPAMALRAEVVNSLADELFLLQTMGDDRAVVETYVAGRPCKSTLGEA, from the coding sequence ATGACATCCACCCTTATTCGCGGCCGCATCCTGAGCTTCCATCGGGAGCCGCACGGCATCGACGACAGTGCTGCCTATGCCTACGAAAGCGACGGCGCCCTTCTTGTCGGGAACGGCGTGATCGAGGCATCCGGTTCCTACGCAGCGGTCAAGGCGGCAGCGCCCGAGGATGTCTTCGAGATCGACCACAGACCGCACCTGATCATGCCGGGCTTCATCGACACGCATCTGCATTTTCCACAGATGCAGGTGATGGCCTCCTATGCGGCCAACCTGCTCGAATGGCTGAACACCTACACCTTTCCCGAGGAGTGCCGTTTCGTCGAGACGGCGCATGCGCAACGGATCGCCCGCCACTTCTTCGACGAGATGATCCGCCACGGCACGACGACGGCGACGGCCTACTGTTCGGTGCACAAGGCATCCGCCGATGCCTTCTTCGCCGAGAGCCTGAAGCGCGGCATGTGCATGGTCGGCGGCAAGGTGATGATGGACCGCAATGCGCCGCAGGGCCTGCTCGATACACCGCAAATGAGCTACGACGAGACCCGCGCCGTCATCGCCGACTGGCACGGAAAGGGCCGCAACCATGTGGCTATCACCCCCCGTTTCGCCATAACTTCGACGCCGGAGCAGATGGAAGTCGCAAGATCGCTCGTCCGCGAGTTTCCCGACCTGCATGTGCAGACGCACCTCTCGGAGAACCGCGACGAAATCGCCTATACCTCAGAACTCTATCCGGAAGCGGCGGATTATACGGACGTCTACGCCCGCTACGGTCTGCTCGGACCGAAAAGCCTGTTCGGGCATTGCATCCACCTCTCCGAGCGCGAAGCGGATGCGATGAGCGAAACCGGCTCGGTCGCCGTCTTCTGCCCGACGTCCAATCTCTTCCTCGGATCCGGACTGTTTCCGCTGCGGGCGCTCCAGCGGCGGCAAAGACCGGTGCGCGTTTCCGTCGCCTCGGACATCGGCGGCGGCACCAGCTATTCGATGTTGAAGACGCTCGACGAGGCCTACAAGATCCTGCAGTTGCAGGGCGAAAGGCTGAACCCCTTCGACAGTTTCTACATGATGACCCGCGGCAATGCCGAAGCGCTGTCTCTTGCCGACCGCATCGGCACGCTGGAGCCCGGAACCGATGCGGACTTTACGGTGCTCGACATGGCGGCAACGCCTGCAATGGCGCTCAGAGCAGAAGTGGTCAACTCGCTCGCCGACGAACTCTTTCTCCTGCAGACGATGGGCGACGACCGCGCCGTGGTGGAGACCTATGTGGCCGGCAGACCCTGCAAATCGACGCTTGGCGAAGCTTGA